A single genomic interval of Antechinus flavipes isolate AdamAnt ecotype Samford, QLD, Australia chromosome 1, AdamAnt_v2, whole genome shotgun sequence harbors:
- the GUCD1 gene encoding protein GUCD1 isoform X1, translated as MREEAEGAGAEPGDFVQLKVPIVQQLYHWDCGLACSRMVLRYLKLLEDDAAFEQALQELQLTRSIWTIDLAYLMRHFGARHRFCTRTLGVDKGYRNQSFYRRHFDAEESRVNQLFARAASCKVLVEKCTVTVRDIQEHLAQGHVAIVLVNAVLLLCDLCSSPVKYCCFLPIGQKCFCRGPDYQGHFIVLCGYNRASESIFYNNPAYADRMCSTSVTNFEEARTSYGTDEDILFVYSDS; from the exons GCGACTTCGTGCAACTGAAGGTACCCATCGTGCAGCAGCTGTACCACTGGGACTGCGGGCTGGCCTGCTCCCGGATGGTGCTCAG GTACTTGAAGCTCCTGGAGGACGATGCGGCGTTTGAGCAGGCGCTGCAGGAGCTGCAGCTCACCCGGAGCATCTGGACTATCGACCTGGCCTACCTGATGCGCCACTTCGGGGCCCGCCACCGCTTCTGCACGCGGACACTGGGCGTGGACAAGGGCTACCGGAACCAG TCCTTCTACAGGAGACACTTTGACGCCGAGGAGAGCCGGGTGAACCAGCTGTTCGCACGGGCCGCGTCCTGCAAGGTGCTGGTGGAGAAGTG cacGGTGACCGTCCGGGACATCCAGGAGCACCTGGCCCAGGGACACGTGGCCATCGTCCTGGTCAACGCGGTCCTGCTCCTGTGTGACCTGTGCTCCAGCCCCGTCAAGTACTGCTGCTTCCTCCCCATCGGCCAGAAGTGCTTCTGCAGGGGCCCCGACTACCAGGGCCACTTCATCGTGCTGTGCGGCTACAACCGGGCCTCCGAGAGCATCTTCTACAACAACCCGGCCTACGCAGACC GCATGTGCAGCACCAGCGTGACCAACTTTGAGGAAGCCAGGACCAGTTACGGTACGGACGAGGACATCCTCTTTGTGTACTCCGACAGCTGA
- the GUCD1 gene encoding protein GUCD1 isoform X2 yields the protein MREEAEGAGAEPGDFVQLKVPIVQQLYHWDCGLACSRMVLRYLKLLEDDAAFEQALQELQLTRSIWTIDLAYLMRHFGARHRFCTRTLGVDKGYRNQSFYRRHFDAEESRVNQLFARAASCKVLVEKCTVTVRDIQEHLAQGHVAIVLVNAVLLLCDLCSSPVKYCCFLPIGQKCFCRGPDYQGHFIVLCGYNRASESIFYNNPAYADRMCSTSVTNFEEARTSYGTDEDILFVYSDS from the exons ATGAGGGAAGAGGCCGAGGGAGCCGGGGCCGAGCCCG GCGACTTCGTGCAACTGAAGGTACCCATCGTGCAGCAGCTGTACCACTGGGACTGCGGGCTGGCCTGCTCCCGGATGGTGCTCAG GTACTTGAAGCTCCTGGAGGACGATGCGGCGTTTGAGCAGGCGCTGCAGGAGCTGCAGCTCACCCGGAGCATCTGGACTATCGACCTGGCCTACCTGATGCGCCACTTCGGGGCCCGCCACCGCTTCTGCACGCGGACACTGGGCGTGGACAAGGGCTACCGGAACCAG TCCTTCTACAGGAGACACTTTGACGCCGAGGAGAGCCGGGTGAACCAGCTGTTCGCACGGGCCGCGTCCTGCAAGGTGCTGGTGGAGAAGTG cacGGTGACCGTCCGGGACATCCAGGAGCACCTGGCCCAGGGACACGTGGCCATCGTCCTGGTCAACGCGGTCCTGCTCCTGTGTGACCTGTGCTCCAGCCCCGTCAAGTACTGCTGCTTCCTCCCCATCGGCCAGAAGTGCTTCTGCAGGGGCCCCGACTACCAGGGCCACTTCATCGTGCTGTGCGGCTACAACCGGGCCTCCGAGAGCATCTTCTACAACAACCCGGCCTACGCAGACC GCATGTGCAGCACCAGCGTGACCAACTTTGAGGAAGCCAGGACCAGTTACGGTACGGACGAGGACATCCTCTTTGTGTACTCCGACAGCTGA